A portion of the Brevundimonas pondensis genome contains these proteins:
- a CDS encoding chemotaxis protein CheA: protein MSDDPFEAIKVTFFQECSELLGDLEANLLALETGEGDIETINAVFRAVHSVKGGAGAFGLEDLVRFAHVFETLMDELRSGRKECDDVTIKTLLRASDVLADHIAAAQGTGAPVDAARSAGLVAELEVLTHGVAASVAPAPVAAAADEDDFGFTPLTLDLADFGAPAELPSLDLPPLDLPGLAAPSAAGWRIVFRPHPRLYASANDVSLLLRELARLGPTSVELDDSGLPMLDALDAEDAHLIWTIALSGDASEAAVRDVFDFVEMDCDLSITALGDAQPAVEASLPPLPVLDAAPAEPEFDIAALLAKAAAPVESVAPVEAPAPVVAAASVPTPAPVAAAPKPVAPAAPAPTLAAAPSAPAAVAPVTIRVDLDRVDRLINVVGELVIQQAMLAQRVMESGLARSSDIALGLEDLELLTRDIQDSVMAIRAQPVKSVFQRMPRLVREVADMTGKRVRLVTSGEDTEVDKTVVERLAEPITHMLRNAIDHGLESTEEREAAGKPAEGVVRLAALHRSGRIVIEIADDGKGINRPRVRGIAVDRGLIAEDAVLTDDEVDNLIFLPGFSTAETITDVSGRGVGMDVVKRSIQALGGRISISSVPGKGSTFTLSLPLTLAVLDGMVVSAADQTLVAPLSAIVESLTPRVEDIHYVGGHDAVIRFREEFVPLVDVGRVMGFRDDATPLTGGVVMIVETEAGSRAALLVDAINGQRQVVIKSLETHYRHVDGVSAATILGDGSVALILDIDALVIAGRRKSNRPELKMAS, encoded by the coding sequence ATGAGCGACGATCCGTTCGAGGCCATCAAGGTCACCTTCTTCCAGGAGTGCAGCGAACTGCTGGGCGATCTGGAAGCCAACCTGCTGGCGCTGGAGACCGGCGAGGGCGACATCGAGACGATCAACGCCGTCTTCCGCGCCGTCCACTCGGTCAAGGGCGGGGCAGGGGCCTTCGGTCTTGAAGACCTGGTGCGCTTCGCCCACGTCTTCGAGACCCTGATGGACGAGCTGCGCTCGGGCCGCAAGGAATGCGACGACGTCACGATCAAGACCCTGCTGCGCGCCTCCGACGTCCTGGCCGACCACATCGCCGCCGCTCAAGGGACCGGCGCGCCGGTCGATGCCGCGCGTTCCGCCGGTCTGGTGGCCGAGCTGGAAGTTCTGACCCACGGCGTGGCCGCCTCGGTCGCCCCCGCGCCGGTCGCCGCCGCCGCTGACGAAGACGACTTCGGTTTCACGCCCCTGACGCTGGACCTGGCCGACTTCGGCGCCCCGGCCGAACTGCCCTCGCTGGATCTGCCGCCGCTCGACCTGCCCGGCCTGGCCGCGCCGTCGGCCGCCGGCTGGCGCATCGTCTTCCGCCCGCATCCGCGTCTCTACGCCAGCGCCAACGACGTCAGCCTGCTGCTGCGCGAACTGGCTCGCCTCGGTCCGACCTCGGTCGAGCTGGACGACAGCGGCCTGCCCATGCTGGACGCTCTGGACGCCGAGGACGCCCACCTGATCTGGACGATCGCGCTGTCGGGCGACGCCTCCGAAGCCGCCGTTCGCGACGTCTTCGACTTCGTCGAGATGGACTGCGACCTGAGCATCACCGCCCTGGGCGACGCCCAGCCCGCGGTCGAGGCCTCGCTGCCGCCTCTGCCGGTTCTGGACGCGGCCCCCGCCGAGCCTGAGTTCGACATCGCCGCCCTGCTGGCCAAGGCCGCCGCGCCGGTCGAATCCGTCGCCCCGGTCGAAGCTCCCGCGCCAGTCGTTGCTGCGGCTTCGGTTCCGACCCCTGCGCCCGTCGCCGCCGCGCCCAAGCCGGTCGCGCCCGCCGCTCCGGCTCCGACTCTGGCCGCCGCGCCTTCAGCCCCGGCCGCCGTCGCCCCGGTGACCATCCGCGTCGATCTGGATCGGGTGGATCGCCTGATCAACGTGGTCGGCGAGCTGGTCATCCAGCAGGCCATGCTGGCCCAGCGCGTCATGGAGAGCGGCCTGGCCCGCTCGTCCGACATCGCCCTGGGTCTGGAGGACCTGGAGCTGTTGACGCGCGACATTCAGGACAGCGTCATGGCCATCCGCGCCCAGCCGGTGAAGTCGGTGTTCCAGCGCATGCCGCGTCTGGTTCGCGAAGTCGCTGATATGACGGGCAAGCGCGTGCGTCTGGTCACCTCGGGCGAGGACACCGAGGTCGACAAGACCGTGGTCGAGCGCCTGGCCGAGCCCATCACCCACATGCTGCGCAACGCCATCGACCACGGTCTGGAAAGCACGGAAGAGAGAGAGGCCGCCGGCAAGCCCGCCGAGGGTGTCGTGCGCCTGGCCGCCCTGCACCGCTCGGGCCGCATCGTCATCGAGATCGCCGACGACGGCAAGGGCATCAACCGCCCCCGCGTGCGCGGCATCGCCGTGGATCGCGGCCTGATCGCCGAGGACGCCGTCCTGACCGACGACGAGGTCGACAACCTGATCTTCCTGCCGGGCTTCTCGACCGCCGAGACCATCACCGACGTCTCCGGCCGGGGCGTGGGCATGGACGTGGTCAAGCGTTCGATCCAGGCCCTGGGCGGCCGCATCTCGATCAGCTCGGTTCCGGGCAAGGGCTCGACCTTCACCCTCAGCCTGCCGCTGACCCTGGCGGTGCTGGACGGCATGGTGGTGTCCGCCGCCGATCAGACCCTGGTCGCGCCCCTGTCGGCCATCGTCGAAAGCCTGACGCCGCGCGTCGAGGATATCCATTACGTCGGCGGTCATGACGCCGTGATCCGCTTCCGCGAGGAGTTCGTGCCTCTGGTGGACGTGGGCCGGGTCATGGGCTTCCGCGACGACGCCACGCCCCTGACGGGCGGGGTGGTCATGATCGTCGAGACCGAGGCCGGCTCGCGCGCCGCCCTGCTGGTGGACGCCATCAACGGCCAGCGCCAGGTGGTCATCAAGAGCCTGGAAACCCACTACCGCCACGTCGACGGCGTCTCCGCCGCGACCATTCTGGGCGACGGCAGCGTCGCCCTGATCCTCGACATCGACGCCCTGGTCATCGCCGGGCGCCGCAAATCCAATCGTCCTGAACTGAAGATGGCGAGCTGA
- a CDS encoding response regulator, which translates to MTKTVLTVDDSRTMRDMLMLALKDAGYRVVQAEDGVHGLEVLQAESPDIVITDINMPRMDGFGFIEGMRADPNHKATPVLVLTTESDAAKKQRARDAGATGWIVKPFDPAKLVDAVRRVAA; encoded by the coding sequence ATGACCAAGACCGTTCTCACCGTCGATGACTCACGCACCATGCGCGACATGCTGATGCTGGCGTTGAAAGACGCCGGCTATCGCGTGGTTCAGGCCGAGGACGGGGTCCACGGTCTGGAGGTGCTCCAGGCCGAAAGCCCGGACATTGTCATCACCGACATCAACATGCCCCGCATGGACGGCTTCGGCTTCATCGAGGGCATGCGCGCGGACCCCAACCATAAGGCCACCCCGGTCCTGGTCCTGACGACCGAGAGCGACGCCGCCAAGAAGCAGCGCGCCCGCGACGCCGGCGCCACCGGCTGGATCGTCAAGCCCTTCGACCCGGCCAAGCTGGTCGACGCCGTTCGTCGCGTCGCGGCCTGA
- a CDS encoding STAS domain-containing protein — protein MSTLIALPAVLDLRAADPLKAQLLAVRGQETALDASAVERLGGLCLQVLLSALATWRADGQSLTFINVSEAFASQWSAFGASASDLAMQGEPA, from the coding sequence ATGTCGACCCTGATCGCCCTTCCGGCCGTGCTTGACCTGCGCGCGGCCGACCCCCTCAAGGCGCAGCTCCTGGCCGTGCGCGGCCAGGAGACGGCGCTGGACGCCTCGGCTGTCGAGCGTCTGGGCGGCCTCTGCCTTCAGGTCCTGCTGTCGGCGCTGGCGACCTGGCGCGCTGACGGTCAGTCCTTGACCTTCATCAATGTTTCCGAGGCCTTCGCCTCGCAATGGAGCGCCTTCGGCGCCTCCGCCTCTGATCTCGCTATGCAAGGCGAACCCGCATGA
- a CDS encoding methyl-accepting chemotaxis protein — MVRDAVEAMTAIEQSSAQIGNIIGVIDEIAFQTNLLALNAGVEAARAGDAGRGFAVVASEVRALAQRSAEAAKEIKTLISASGQQVGAGVTLVGQTGEALQRIVSRVAEIDGLVSEISASAQEQATGLQQVNTAVNQMDQVTQQNAAMVEQSADRRQPLAGPGGRRSGVLGVAFPHRPRRGACRRAQAGRRPRLPLRPARRNRWPRPSPRSRPSVAAAPPSRRSRSKTVGKSSDVDPDRPSGRA, encoded by the coding sequence GTGGTGCGCGACGCCGTCGAGGCCATGACCGCCATCGAGCAGTCCTCGGCCCAGATCGGCAACATCATCGGCGTCATCGACGAGATCGCCTTCCAGACCAATCTTCTGGCCCTGAACGCCGGGGTCGAGGCCGCCCGCGCGGGCGACGCCGGTCGTGGTTTCGCGGTCGTGGCCTCCGAAGTGCGGGCCCTGGCCCAGCGCTCGGCCGAGGCGGCGAAAGAGATCAAGACCCTGATCTCCGCCTCGGGCCAGCAGGTCGGGGCGGGCGTGACCCTGGTCGGTCAGACCGGCGAGGCCCTGCAACGCATCGTCAGCCGCGTGGCGGAAATCGACGGCCTGGTCTCGGAAATCTCGGCCTCGGCCCAGGAACAGGCCACCGGCCTGCAACAGGTCAACACCGCCGTGAACCAGATGGATCAGGTGACCCAGCAGAATGCGGCCATGGTCGAGCAGTCGGCCGACCGCCGCCAGCCACTCGCTGGCCCAGGAGGCCGACGTTCTGGCGTCCTCGGTGTCGCGTTTCCGCACCGGCCACGCCGCGGCGCCTGTCGCCGTGCGCAAGCCGGGCGCCGGCCGCGGCTCCCGCTCCGGCCCGCACGCCGGAACCGGTGGCCCAGACCATCGCCGCGCTCAAGACCGTCGGTCGCGGCGGCGCCGCCCTCAAGGCGCAGCCGATCGAAGACGGTTGGGAAGAGTTCTGATGTCGACCCTGATCGCCCTTCCGGCCGTGCTTGA
- a CDS encoding TorF family putative porin, which yields MGPVNTRLRVNYTPDGFAGTREAWWVELQGTVSVGPRTKASVAIADRTADGGAEYAAWNIGVKHKLTDKLSADLRWYDTDSHALGENYDGRLVGALTFAL from the coding sequence CTGGGACCGGTCAACACCCGCCTGCGCGTCAACTATACGCCTGATGGTTTCGCCGGCACGCGTGAAGCCTGGTGGGTCGAGCTGCAGGGCACGGTTTCAGTCGGACCCAGGACCAAGGCCTCGGTCGCCATCGCCGACCGCACCGCTGACGGCGGGGCCGAATACGCCGCCTGGAACATCGGCGTGAAGCACAAGCTGACCGACAAGCTGTCGGCTGATCTGCGCTGGTACGACACCGACAGCCATGCGCTGGGCGAGAACTACGACGGCCGCCTGGTGGGCGCGCTGACGTTCGCGCTCTGA
- a CDS encoding PAS domain-containing protein, translating into MLPAVIITALLARRSAVALAVALSIALNLMLVPRESAIDAATNAALFTLVAWAVAEVCIGLRQLRAHADLLTHRLAAQDALLNTVLTTVPVVTLETDGAIRRMNPAAAQLFGIDETAVRGSAFDSLVPAFDTSAVYHPEMTYGALESADGHWNGTRADGVTFP; encoded by the coding sequence ATGCTTCCTGCGGTGATCATCACGGCCCTGCTGGCTCGCCGCTCCGCCGTGGCTCTGGCCGTGGCCCTGTCCATCGCTCTGAACCTGATGCTGGTCCCGCGCGAGAGCGCCATCGACGCAGCGACCAACGCCGCCTTGTTCACCCTGGTGGCCTGGGCTGTGGCCGAAGTCTGCATCGGTTTGCGTCAACTGAGGGCGCACGCCGATCTGCTGACCCACAGACTGGCCGCCCAGGATGCCTTGCTAAACACCGTCCTGACCACCGTGCCGGTCGTCACCCTTGAAACGGACGGTGCGATCCGGCGCATGAACCCTGCGGCGGCCCAGTTGTTCGGCATCGACGAAACCGCTGTTCGAGGCAGCGCCTTCGACAGCCTGGTGCCCGCCTTTGACACATCGGCCGTCTATCATCCGGAGATGACCTATGGCGCGCTGGAGTCGGCGGACGGTCACTGGAACGGAACACGTGCCGATGGCGTGACCTTCCCCTGA
- a CDS encoding sensor histidine kinase, whose translation MAATLAHELNQPLSAAATYLHASQMDMEKAGPLGDSALRTTELAKTQLLRAGKIIRRMRELLSLEVRCLDQERASSMIEDLGPVLTMIGAAKGVTIRMDLQRDTDQVRAERIQSQQAIVNLVRNAVEAVSERPEPDVVINGRVLSETQYAISVEDNGPGLADDQAEHMFQPMTSTKSGGMGLGLSVTRTIVESHGES comes from the coding sequence ATGGCCGCCACCCTGGCCCATGAGCTGAACCAGCCGCTCAGCGCCGCCGCCACCTATCTGCACGCCAGCCAGATGGACATGGAGAAGGCGGGTCCGCTGGGCGACAGCGCCCTTCGCACCACGGAACTGGCCAAGACCCAATTGCTGCGCGCGGGCAAGATCATCCGCCGCATGCGCGAACTCCTGTCGCTGGAGGTACGATGCCTGGATCAGGAGCGCGCCTCATCAATGATCGAGGACCTGGGGCCGGTCCTGACCATGATCGGCGCCGCCAAGGGCGTGACGATCCGCATGGACTTGCAGCGCGACACGGATCAGGTCCGCGCCGAGCGCATCCAATCCCAGCAAGCGATCGTCAATCTGGTCCGCAACGCGGTCGAAGCCGTGAGCGAACGGCCCGAGCCTGACGTCGTCATCAACGGTCGCGTCCTGTCTGAAACGCAATATGCGATCAGCGTCGAGGACAACGGCCCGGGTCTGGCCGACGATCAGGCCGAACACATGTTCCAGCCCATGACCTCGACCAAGTCCGGCGGCATGGGTCTGGGCCTGTCTGTCACGCGTACGATCGTGGAAAGTCACGGGGAAAGTTGA
- a CDS encoding response regulator transcription factor, whose amino-acid sequence MVVQMMRSGVVDFIEKPFDPPRLIETVRGCLARLTDLNQQQGARAAVELRLARLTPRERQVFDALIHGDSNKAIALALDISPRTVEVFRAKVMTKMEADSLSALVRMGMTLG is encoded by the coding sequence ATGGTGGTGCAGATGATGCGCTCGGGCGTGGTCGACTTCATCGAAAAGCCCTTTGATCCGCCCCGGCTGATCGAGACGGTGCGCGGCTGCCTGGCGCGCTTGACCGATCTGAACCAGCAACAGGGCGCGCGCGCAGCCGTCGAGTTGCGCCTGGCGCGCCTGACGCCGCGCGAGCGTCAGGTCTTCGACGCCCTGATCCACGGCGATTCCAACAAGGCCATCGCCCTGGCGTTGGACATCAGCCCGCGCACGGTGGAGGTCTTCCGCGCCAAGGTCATGACCAAGATGGAGGCGGACAGCCTGTCGGCCCTGGTCCGCATGGGTATGACCCTGGGCTAG
- a CDS encoding aldehyde dehydrogenase family protein yields the protein MSDPARLLRRQAYVDGRWIDADDGATFEVTNPATGEVLASAPDMGAAETRRAVAAAEAARKPWAAKTAGERARILRRWFDLMMSEQEGAGAPADARAGQEPDRGQGRDRLCRQLHRMVRRRGKADLWRGHPDL from the coding sequence ATGTCCGATCCCGCCCGCCTGCTTCGCCGCCAGGCCTATGTCGACGGCCGCTGGATCGACGCCGACGACGGCGCGACCTTCGAGGTGACCAACCCGGCGACAGGCGAGGTGCTGGCCAGCGCGCCCGACATGGGCGCGGCCGAGACCCGGCGCGCCGTCGCCGCCGCCGAGGCCGCGAGGAAGCCCTGGGCCGCAAAGACGGCGGGTGAACGCGCCCGCATCCTGCGCCGCTGGTTCGACCTGATGATGAGCGAGCAGGAGGGCGCTGGGGCGCCTGCTGACGCGCGAGCAGGGCAAGAGCCTGACCGAGGCCAGGGGCGAGATCGCCTATGCCGCCAGCTTCATCGAATGGTTCGCCGAAGAGGGAAAGCGGACCTATGGCGAGGTCATCCCGACCTATGA